The Euphorbia lathyris chromosome 2, ddEupLath1.1, whole genome shotgun sequence genome includes a window with the following:
- the LOC136217330 gene encoding uncharacterized protein translates to MTSPLNCSIMCPNRAIFHVGNSSIPLLRLGTGHFQTRIDGKLVSQSLYRKNTFSFPSNIRSKKVISLTPRSSDSSNSSSSSSEDGSSNQEKARFGYNRKDVLLIGIGVTVLGIGLKSGLEFVGVDPLQAGNVVQLILVLGLTVGWIFTYIFRVSNKEMTYAQQLRDYEYKVMEKRLEGLTEAELAALLEQVEEEKRQMASGEQIN, encoded by the exons ATGACTTCTCCTCTGAATTGCAGCATTATGTGCCCAAACAGAGCTATATTCCATGTCGGTAATTCAAGTATTCCTTTGTTGCGATTGGGTACTGGACATTTTCAAACTCGAATTGACG GAAAGTTAGTTTCACAAAGCTTGTATCGGAAGAACACATTTTCTTTCCCAAGCAACATCAGGTCAAAAAAAGTAATATCCCTTACCCCCAGGAGTAGCGATTCCTCAAactccagcagcagcagcagcgaAGATGGTTCTTCTAATCAAGAGAAG GCGCGTTTTGGATACAATAGGAAGGATGTTTTATTGATCGGAATTGGAGTTACTGTTCTTGGCATAGGCTTGAAAAGTGGATTAGAG TTTGTTGGGGTTGATCCTTTACAAGCAGGAAATGTTGTTCAATTGATTCTCGTCTTGGGCCTAACGGTTGGATGGATTTTCACCTACATCTTTAGGGTCTCGAACAAGGAAATGACGTATGCTCAACAATTGCGTGACTACGAGTACAAAGTGATGGAG AAACGGTTGGAAGGTTTGACAGAGGCAGAGTTAGCAGCATTGCTTGAACAAGTCGAGGAAGAGAAGAGACAGATGGCGAGTGGCGAGCAGATCAATTGA